One window from the genome of Sesamum indicum cultivar Zhongzhi No. 13 linkage group LG15, S_indicum_v1.0, whole genome shotgun sequence encodes:
- the LOC105178117 gene encoding serine/threonine-protein kinase ATG1t isoform X1: MGENFENSNFQEQSLGDYVLRSKLGESSLSTVWRAEHRTTGEVVALKQIPLAKLTRHLRNCLDCELTFLSSVNHPNIIRLLDFFEYEGSIILALEFCAGGNLASYIQHHGRVQECVAKRFMQQLGAGLKVLKQNHIVHRDLKPENILLSCSDCNPILKIADFGLSRILLPDESAETVCGSPLYMAPEILQFQRYDEKVDMWSVGAILFELLNGYPPFHGRSSVQLLQNIKASTSLPFCHLILPHLHPDCIDLCSRLLSINPDDRLSSEEFYQHNFLQL, from the exons ATGGGGGAGAATTTCGAGAACAGTAATTTTCAGGAGCAATCTCTGGGAGATTACGTTTTGAGGTCAAAACTTGGAGAAAGCTCTCTGTCGACGGTGTGGAGAGCGGAACACAGAACCACCGGTGAAGTGGTGGCGCTGAAGCAAATACCCCTGGCGAAGTTGACGCGCCATCTCAGGAATTGCTTAGACTGTGAGCTCACATTCTTGTCCTCCGTCAACCATCCCAACATCATTCGCCTCCTTGATTTCTTCGAA TACGAGGGCTCCATTATCCTTGCTTTGGAGTTCTGCGCGGGGGGAAATTTAGCTTCTTACATCCAGCACCACGGCAGAGTTCAAGAGTGTGTAGCTAAAAGATTTATGCAGCAGCTAG GTGCTGGTCTCAAGGTATTAAAACAGAATCACATTGTTCACCGGGACTTGAAACCAGAG AATATTCTTTTGTCTTGCTCTGACTGCAACCCAATTCTAAAAATTGCGGATTTTGGACTTTCCAG GATTTTACTTCCTGATGAATCTGCAGAAACTGTTTGTGGGTCGCCATTGTACATGGCTCCTGAAATCCTGCAGTTTCAGAGATATGATGAGAAG GTCGATATGTGGAGTGTTGGTGCAATCCTTTTTGAACTTCTCAATGGCTACCCTCCTTTTCATGGCAGGTCTAGTGTCCAG CTTCTGCAGAATATCAAAGCGTCTACGTCTCTGCCGTTTTGTCATCTAATTCTTCCACATTTGCACCCTGACTGCATTGATTTGTGTTCACgattattatcaattaatccag ATGACCGTCTGTCCTCTGAGGAGTTTTATCAACACAATTTCTTACAACTTTGA
- the LOC105178117 gene encoding serine/threonine-protein kinase ATG1t isoform X2, with the protein MGENFENSNFQEQSLGDYVLRSKLGESSLSTVWRAEHRTTGEVVALKQIPLAKLTRHLRNCLDCELTFLSSVNHPNIIRLLDFFEYEGSIILALEFCAGGNLASYIQHHGRVQECVAKRFMQQLGAGLKVLKQNHIVHRDLKPENILLSCSDCNPILKIADFGLSRILLPDESAETVCGSPLYMAPEILQFQRYDEKVDMWSVGAILFELLNGYPPFHGRSSVQNIKASTSLPFCHLILPHLHPDCIDLCSRLLSINPDDRLSSEEFYQHNFLQL; encoded by the exons ATGGGGGAGAATTTCGAGAACAGTAATTTTCAGGAGCAATCTCTGGGAGATTACGTTTTGAGGTCAAAACTTGGAGAAAGCTCTCTGTCGACGGTGTGGAGAGCGGAACACAGAACCACCGGTGAAGTGGTGGCGCTGAAGCAAATACCCCTGGCGAAGTTGACGCGCCATCTCAGGAATTGCTTAGACTGTGAGCTCACATTCTTGTCCTCCGTCAACCATCCCAACATCATTCGCCTCCTTGATTTCTTCGAA TACGAGGGCTCCATTATCCTTGCTTTGGAGTTCTGCGCGGGGGGAAATTTAGCTTCTTACATCCAGCACCACGGCAGAGTTCAAGAGTGTGTAGCTAAAAGATTTATGCAGCAGCTAG GTGCTGGTCTCAAGGTATTAAAACAGAATCACATTGTTCACCGGGACTTGAAACCAGAG AATATTCTTTTGTCTTGCTCTGACTGCAACCCAATTCTAAAAATTGCGGATTTTGGACTTTCCAG GATTTTACTTCCTGATGAATCTGCAGAAACTGTTTGTGGGTCGCCATTGTACATGGCTCCTGAAATCCTGCAGTTTCAGAGATATGATGAGAAG GTCGATATGTGGAGTGTTGGTGCAATCCTTTTTGAACTTCTCAATGGCTACCCTCCTTTTCATGGCAGGTCTAGTGTCCAG AATATCAAAGCGTCTACGTCTCTGCCGTTTTGTCATCTAATTCTTCCACATTTGCACCCTGACTGCATTGATTTGTGTTCACgattattatcaattaatccag ATGACCGTCTGTCCTCTGAGGAGTTTTATCAACACAATTTCTTACAACTTTGA
- the LOC105178117 gene encoding serine/threonine-protein kinase ATG1t isoform X4 encodes MGENFENSNFQEQSLGDYVLRSKLGESSLSTVWRAEHRTTGEVVALKQIPLAKLTRHLRNCLDCELTFLSSVNHPNIIRLLDFFEYEGSIILALEFCAGGNLASYIQHHGRVQECVAKRFMQQLGAGLKVLKQNHIVHRDLKPEVDMWSVGAILFELLNGYPPFHGRSSVQLLQNIKASTSLPFCHLILPHLHPDCIDLCSRLLSINPDDRLSSEEFYQHNFLQL; translated from the exons ATGGGGGAGAATTTCGAGAACAGTAATTTTCAGGAGCAATCTCTGGGAGATTACGTTTTGAGGTCAAAACTTGGAGAAAGCTCTCTGTCGACGGTGTGGAGAGCGGAACACAGAACCACCGGTGAAGTGGTGGCGCTGAAGCAAATACCCCTGGCGAAGTTGACGCGCCATCTCAGGAATTGCTTAGACTGTGAGCTCACATTCTTGTCCTCCGTCAACCATCCCAACATCATTCGCCTCCTTGATTTCTTCGAA TACGAGGGCTCCATTATCCTTGCTTTGGAGTTCTGCGCGGGGGGAAATTTAGCTTCTTACATCCAGCACCACGGCAGAGTTCAAGAGTGTGTAGCTAAAAGATTTATGCAGCAGCTAG GTGCTGGTCTCAAGGTATTAAAACAGAATCACATTGTTCACCGGGACTTGAAACCAGAG GTCGATATGTGGAGTGTTGGTGCAATCCTTTTTGAACTTCTCAATGGCTACCCTCCTTTTCATGGCAGGTCTAGTGTCCAG CTTCTGCAGAATATCAAAGCGTCTACGTCTCTGCCGTTTTGTCATCTAATTCTTCCACATTTGCACCCTGACTGCATTGATTTGTGTTCACgattattatcaattaatccag ATGACCGTCTGTCCTCTGAGGAGTTTTATCAACACAATTTCTTACAACTTTGA
- the LOC105178117 gene encoding serine/threonine-protein kinase ATG1t isoform X3: protein MGENFENSNFQEQSLGDYVLRSKLGESSLSTVWRAEHRTTGEVVALKQIPLAKLTRHLRNCLDCELTFLSSVNHPNIIRLLDFFEYEGSIILALEFCAGGNLASYIQHHGRVQECVAKRFMQQLGAGLKVLKQNHIVHRDLKPENILLSCSDCNPILKIADFGLSRILLPDESAETVCGSPLYMAPEILQFQRYDEKVDMWSVGAILFELLNGYPPFHGRSSVQMTVCPLRSFINTISYNFEVGAVCPSIVVAVHTRSPYLSVILFCLRILI, encoded by the exons ATGGGGGAGAATTTCGAGAACAGTAATTTTCAGGAGCAATCTCTGGGAGATTACGTTTTGAGGTCAAAACTTGGAGAAAGCTCTCTGTCGACGGTGTGGAGAGCGGAACACAGAACCACCGGTGAAGTGGTGGCGCTGAAGCAAATACCCCTGGCGAAGTTGACGCGCCATCTCAGGAATTGCTTAGACTGTGAGCTCACATTCTTGTCCTCCGTCAACCATCCCAACATCATTCGCCTCCTTGATTTCTTCGAA TACGAGGGCTCCATTATCCTTGCTTTGGAGTTCTGCGCGGGGGGAAATTTAGCTTCTTACATCCAGCACCACGGCAGAGTTCAAGAGTGTGTAGCTAAAAGATTTATGCAGCAGCTAG GTGCTGGTCTCAAGGTATTAAAACAGAATCACATTGTTCACCGGGACTTGAAACCAGAG AATATTCTTTTGTCTTGCTCTGACTGCAACCCAATTCTAAAAATTGCGGATTTTGGACTTTCCAG GATTTTACTTCCTGATGAATCTGCAGAAACTGTTTGTGGGTCGCCATTGTACATGGCTCCTGAAATCCTGCAGTTTCAGAGATATGATGAGAAG GTCGATATGTGGAGTGTTGGTGCAATCCTTTTTGAACTTCTCAATGGCTACCCTCCTTTTCATGGCAGGTCTAGTGTCCAG ATGACCGTCTGTCCTCTGAGGAGTTTTATCAACACAATTTCTTACAACTTTGAAGTCGGAGCAGTTTGTCCATCAATAGTCGTTGCAGTTCACACGAGAAGTCCCTATTTGTCTGTCATTTTGTTCTGCTTGAGAATTCTAATCTGA
- the LOC105178118 gene encoding acetylglutamate kinase, chloroplastic translates to MLAAKTLPLTSPHSTLIEKSNGFALSSRTTVPFLKFKRSSKTTCIKSSLQSVIAPEIDKDPTSAQNRVKILSEALPFIQKFRGKTIVVKYGGAAMKSEVLQASVIADIVLLSCVGLRIVFVHGGGPEINQWLGRLNIQPNFLNGLRVTDASTMEIVSMVLVGKVNKHLVALINKAGATAVGLSGIDGRLLMARPSPNSSQLGFVGDIASVDPTILRPLVDNNHIPVIASVAADVTGQSYNINADTAAGELAAALGAEKLILLTDVAGILEDRNDPESLVKQIDIKGVKKMMEDGKIAGGMIPKVNCCLRSLAQGVRTTSIIDGRLKHSLLLEILTDEGAGTMITG, encoded by the coding sequence ATGTTGGCTGCTAAAACCCTCCCTCTCACATCCCCTCACTCAACTCTCATTGAAAAATCCAATGGTTTTGCTCTGTCATCCCGGACCACAGTCCCGTTCCTTAAATTCAAGCGCAGTAGTAAAACCACATGCATCAAATCATCTTTACAATCAGTAATAGCACCAGAAATTGATAAAGATCCCACCTCCGCCCAAAATCGAGTCAAGATTTTGTCTGAGGCGTTAccctttatacaaaaattccGAGGCAAGACTATTGTCGTCAAATACGGGGGAGCGGCCATGAAATCTGAGGTCCTCCAGGCATCTGTAATTGCTGATATCGTACTTCTTTCCTGTGTTGGCCTCCGTATTGTATTCGTGCATGGAGGTGGGCCTGAGATCAACCAGTGGCTTGGCAGACTTAATATCCAGCCAAACTTCCTCAACGGCCTCCGAGTCACAGATGCATCAACCATGGAAATTGTGTCAATGGTTTTAGTCGGTAAAGTCAATAAACATCTTGTAGCACTGATCAACAAGGCTGGTGCAACTGCAGTTGGGTTATCAGGAATTGATGGGCGGCTTTTGATGGCTCGGCCATCTCCCAATTCCTCACAGCTTGGGTTTGTTGGGGACATTGCCAGCGTTGACCCGACAATACTCCGCCCCCTCGTTGATAATAACCATATCCCAGTGATTGCCTCTGTGGCAGCTGATGTGACGGGGCAATCATATAACATTAATGCAGACACTGCAGCGGGTGAGCTGGCAGCTGCATTGGGGGCCGAGAAGTTGATACTGTTGACGGATGTCGCGGGGATCCTAGAGGACCGGAATGATCCTGAGAGTTTGGTGAAGCAAATCGACATTAAAGGGGTGAAAAAGATGATGGAGGATGGAAAGATTGCTGGTGGGATGATCCCTAAGGTCAATTGCTGCCTGAGGTCTCTAGCTCAAGGGGTTCGGACAACTAGTATCATAGATGGGCGGTTGAAGCATTCTCTGCTCCTCGAGATCCTCACTGATGAAGGAGCTGGAACAATGATCACTGGATAA
- the LOC105178119 gene encoding RING-H2 finger protein ATL78 → MAASTSLSSFSTSILEELMIFNNFHPRRLLLHNPLYNSPPHPAPPPASHNNPTELRDTNTFDTNVVMVLSVLLCALICSLGLNSIIRCALRCSTLVAADSSQTGQSARLANTGIKKKALKTFPVISYAADLKQPGLDTECAICLSDFAAGERVRVLPKCHHGFHVRCIDKWLNSHSSCPTCRHCLIETCNKIVEAASTSATVPHQEVVVRMEPLQPEGFIRNYEN, encoded by the coding sequence ATGGCTGCATCCACTTCACTCTCCTCATTCTCAACTTCCATACTTGAAGAATTGATGATCTTCAACAATTTCCACCCAAGAAGACTATTACTCCACAACCCTTTATACAACTCTCCTCCCCACCCAGCCCCACCACCCGCATCCCATAATAACCCTACAGAACTTCGAGATACCAACACCTTCGACACCAACGTCGTCATGGTCCTATCCGTCCTATTATGCGCCCTAATTTGCTCACTTGGCCTCAACTCCATAATAAGATGTGCCCTAAGGTGCTCAACCTTAGTGGCAGCCGACTCCAGCCAAACCGGCCAATCCGCCCGTCTAGCCAACACGGGCATCAAGAAAAAGGCCCTCAAGACATTCCCCGTCATAAGCTATGCAGCTGATCTCAAGCAGCCAGGGCTGGACACCGAGTGCGCCATCTGCCTGTCGGATTTCGCGGCCGGTGAACGCGTCAGGGTTCTACCTAAGTGCCACCACGGCTTCCACGTGCGATGCATCGATAAGTGGCTCAACTCGCACTCGTCCTGCCCTACTTGCAGGCACTGCCTCATTGAAACTTGCAACAAAATTGTGGAGGCTGCTAGCACGTCGGCTACGGTACCACATCAAGAAGTCGTTGTAAGGATGGAACCACTGCAGCCAGAAGGTTTTATtcgaaattatgaaaattag